One region of Ammospiza caudacuta isolate bAmmCau1 chromosome 22, bAmmCau1.pri, whole genome shotgun sequence genomic DNA includes:
- the RBP7 gene encoding retinoid-binding protein 7 isoform X2 — protein sequence MPVDFSGTWNLVSNDNFEGYMVALGIDFATRKIAKMLKPQKVIKQDGDSFYIHTTSSFRDYLLEFKVGEEFEEDNKGLDNRKCKSLVTWENDKLVCVQTGEKKNRGWTHWLEGDDLHLELRCENQVCRQVFKRA from the exons ATGCCTGTGGATTTCAGCGGAACCTGGAAccttgtcagcaatgacaacTTTGAAGGTTATATGGTGGCCTTAG GTATTGACTTTGCAACGCGCAAAATAGCAAAAATGCTGAAGCCTCAGAAAGTGATCAAACAAGATGGTGATTCATTCTATATCCATACCACTAGCTCATTCAGAGATTATTTGCTTGAATTCAAAGTTGGAGAAGAGTTTGAGGAAGATAATAAAGGCTTGGATAACAGAAAATGCAAG AGCCTAGTTACCTGGGAAAACGACAAACTTGTCTGTGTCCAGACTGGTGAGAAGAAGAACAGGGGCTGGACTCACTGGCTCGAAGGGGATGACCTCCACCTG GAGCTTCGTTGTGAGAATCAAGTCTGCAGACAGGTCTTCAAGAGAGCTTGA
- the RBP7 gene encoding retinoid-binding protein 7 isoform X1, giving the protein MLLVVIKVNSWLPEWLVINTTLMFSPSVQGIDFATRKIAKMLKPQKVIKQDGDSFYIHTTSSFRDYLLEFKVGEEFEEDNKGLDNRKCKSLVTWENDKLVCVQTGEKKNRGWTHWLEGDDLHLELRCENQVCRQVFKRA; this is encoded by the exons ATGCTTCTGGTAGTAATAAAGGTTAATTCCTGGCTGCCAGAATGGCTGGTGATAAATACAACTCTGATGTTTTCGCCTTCTGTCCAAGGTATTGACTTTGCAACGCGCAAAATAGCAAAAATGCTGAAGCCTCAGAAAGTGATCAAACAAGATGGTGATTCATTCTATATCCATACCACTAGCTCATTCAGAGATTATTTGCTTGAATTCAAAGTTGGAGAAGAGTTTGAGGAAGATAATAAAGGCTTGGATAACAGAAAATGCAAG AGCCTAGTTACCTGGGAAAACGACAAACTTGTCTGTGTCCAGACTGGTGAGAAGAAGAACAGGGGCTGGACTCACTGGCTCGAAGGGGATGACCTCCACCTG GAGCTTCGTTGTGAGAATCAAGTCTGCAGACAGGTCTTCAAGAGAGCTTGA